TTTATGGATCACGGTGGATTCATCAAAGCTTCCGGGAATGGATACAACTCTAATTAAACCCGAGGTGAATGAAATCGATTCATTACGGTAGCATTGTTATGATGCTATGCTTTATGATCTTTTTATCTCCCTCTTCATTGCATTCACAGGAGATTTTGATAGGGGTGGGTTCCTCCCGGCAATTACAGAAATCGGAAGCACAAAAAGTTTCCGGCTATCCGGATACCCTTTCCCTTCCCTTTATTGATGATTTTGCCCGGGGTGTCGGCTATCCTTTTGATAATCTGTGGGAAGATAATTATGCATATGTGAATTATCAATATCCGGTAAATCCTCCTTCTATAGGGGTGGTTACAATGGATGCCCTGGACGGTGAGGGCATGCTGTATCCCAATGCAAACAGTGCGGGTTTTGAAGCGGATAAATTGACCTCCAAACCCCTCGATCTTGACTTGGAGCCTTCTGATTCGGTTTATTTAAGTTTTTACTACCAGCCCGGAGGCAGAGGCGATACTTCAGGTGGTGAGTTTCAGGATTCTCTTATTTTACAGTATTATTCACCGGATTCTGCCCGTTGGCAAAACATGTGGAGCACTTCATACAGCAGGGAAGATACCTTGTACCTGCGGAATTATGCTGCCGGCTCTTTTGAAAAGATATATACAGGACCGCTTGGCCACAGAAAATTTTATCAGGCAATGGTACCGGTTAAAAAGGAGAAGCATCTGAAGAAAGGTTTTCGCTTCAGATTCCGAAATTATGCCAGCCTGTCAGAACCCGATGAAGTTCCCAGTAGGGCCGGCAATATTGACCACTGGCACCTGGATTTTATACGGCTGGATAAACACCGTACCCATCGCGATACCATAATCAATGATATTGCTTTTGTTAAACCCCTCGAATCCCTGTTAATCAATTATGAATCTGTGCCCTGGAGACATTGGCCGGAAGCGAAAGACTATGAAATGAGTAACCGCATCACCATTACTTACAGGAATCTGGGAAATAAGGTATGGAAGATTTCCCGTGAATTTGAAATTATTGACAGAATGTGGGATAACGAAACAGAGACCTTTACCGGAGGATCAGGGGATGACATTCCCCCTTTTACCAAAGAAACCTATCCGCGGAATCCCGATTATATTTTTCCCTATAACGGCCGTGATTCAGCCCTCTTTGAGATTAAAAGCTATCTGGTTACCGATACCCTCAGCGAAAGGGCGCCTTATCGGTGGAATGATACCATTCGTTATTTTCAGAAATTTTACAATTATTATGCTTATGACGATGGTACGGCGGAGAATGGATACGGGATCCCGGGTGAGGGTTCTGAGAATGCCCGGGTGGCCATGAAATTCAGAACATATACACCTGATACATTACAGGCCATTCAGATATATTTCAATCAAACCCTCGATAATGCCAGCAGAAATAGTTTTAAACTTATGATATGGGAAAACGACAACGGGAAGCCCGGGGAGGTGATCTATGAACAGGAAGGGCTTAAGCCTGTATATGAAGACAGCGTGAATCAGTTTCATAATTATGTATTGAAAGAAAAACCCTTTCTGGAAGCAGGCCATTTTTTTATCGGCTATCAGAAGTTTAACACGGACATGCTGAACGTGGGCTTTGATGTGAACAATGTCAACAATGATAAAATGTTTTACAACATAGCCGGTACCTGGAATCCTTCCGGGTTAAGGGGCACCCTCATGATGAGACCCGTTTTTGGTGATCATATGGAATATATTGAAACTTCCGCGGATGAGGAACCCCAGCCTTCTTCACCCGAAAAAACATTCAATATGTACCCCAATCCCGCACGTAACCAGTTAAATATCGATCTGGAAGGGAATAATTACAGCGATTTCACCTACTCCGTATTTGATATTCAGGGACGTGCCGTTATAAAAGAGAAAAAATTAAAGCGAACCGTTCATTTAGAGGATCTTCCGCCCGGTATGTACCTTTTAAAGCTGAGAAACCGGCAAAACCATTCCGTTGAAGTTAAAAAGTTTTTGATAAGCCGTTAGAATAAATATGCAGGATGATAGTAATGAAAATACCAATGACCGGGAATTGTATGAACATTACCGTTTGGTTGTAGATAAAGGGCAAAGACCTTTAAGGATCGATAAATTTTTAGTCAATAAGCTGGATGTCTCCCGCAATAAAATTCAGAATGCCGCGGATGCGGGAAATATTCTGGTGAATGGCCAGCCTGTTAAATCCAACTACAAAGTTAAACCCGGTGATGTGGTTTCCATTGTTATGACCTATCCGCCACGGGAGATCGAATTGATTCAGGAAGATATTCCCCTGGACATTGTATATGAAGATGAAGATCTGATTGTGGTCAACAAGAAAGCCGGCATGGTGGTTCATCCGGCTTATGGACATTATAGCGGAACGTTGATCAATGCGCTTTTGTTTCACTTAAAGGATTTGCCCCGCTTCAGAGACGGAGAAGAAAGACCCGGGCTGGTGCACCGGATCGACAAGAATACCTCGGGTTTGCTGGTGGTGGCTAAGAATGACATGGCCCTGAATAAGCTTGCCCGCCAATTCTACGAAAAAACAACCCATAGGGAGTATATTGCTTTGGTATGGGGAAGTTTCAGGAAAAAGGAAGGAACCATCACCGGGCATATCGGAAGAAATCTTAAAAACAGGAAGGTGATGCAGGTATTTCCAGCGGAAGACAGAGGGAAAGATGCGGTTACCCATTATCAGGTTATAGAAGATCTATATTATGTATCACTTGTGAAATGCTGGCTGGAAACAGGCCGTACCCATCAGATCAGAATACATTTCAAATATATCGGCCATCCTTTGTTTAATGATGAGGAATATGACGGGGATAAAATACTCAAGGGAACACCGACTTCAAAATA
The DNA window shown above is from Bacteroidales bacterium and carries:
- a CDS encoding RluA family pseudouridine synthase, whose protein sequence is MQDDSNENTNDRELYEHYRLVVDKGQRPLRIDKFLVNKLDVSRNKIQNAADAGNILVNGQPVKSNYKVKPGDVVSIVMTYPPREIELIQEDIPLDIVYEDEDLIVVNKKAGMVVHPAYGHYSGTLINALLFHLKDLPRFRDGEERPGLVHRIDKNTSGLLVVAKNDMALNKLARQFYEKTTHREYIALVWGSFRKKEGTITGHIGRNLKNRKVMQVFPAEDRGKDAVTHYQVIEDLYYVSLVKCWLETGRTHQIRIHFKYIGHPLFNDEEYDGDKILKGTPTSKYRQFINNCFEILPRQALHAKTLGFKHPSTGQYMHFDSDIPDDMQQVIDKWRNYTAHRDTEG
- a CDS encoding T9SS type A sorting domain-containing protein yields the protein MKSIHYGSIVMMLCFMIFLSPSSLHSQEILIGVGSSRQLQKSEAQKVSGYPDTLSLPFIDDFARGVGYPFDNLWEDNYAYVNYQYPVNPPSIGVVTMDALDGEGMLYPNANSAGFEADKLTSKPLDLDLEPSDSVYLSFYYQPGGRGDTSGGEFQDSLILQYYSPDSARWQNMWSTSYSREDTLYLRNYAAGSFEKIYTGPLGHRKFYQAMVPVKKEKHLKKGFRFRFRNYASLSEPDEVPSRAGNIDHWHLDFIRLDKHRTHRDTIINDIAFVKPLESLLINYESVPWRHWPEAKDYEMSNRITITYRNLGNKVWKISREFEIIDRMWDNETETFTGGSGDDIPPFTKETYPRNPDYIFPYNGRDSALFEIKSYLVTDTLSERAPYRWNDTIRYFQKFYNYYAYDDGTAENGYGIPGEGSENARVAMKFRTYTPDTLQAIQIYFNQTLDNASRNSFKLMIWENDNGKPGEVIYEQEGLKPVYEDSVNQFHNYVLKEKPFLEAGHFFIGYQKFNTDMLNVGFDVNNVNNDKMFYNIAGTWNPSGLRGTLMMRPVFGDHMEYIETSADEEPQPSSPEKTFNMYPNPARNQLNIDLEGNNYSDFTYSVFDIQGRAVIKEKKLKRTVHLEDLPPGMYLLKLRNRQNHSVEVKKFLISR